From a single Thermodesulfovibrionales bacterium genomic region:
- a CDS encoding polysaccharide deacetylase family protein, giving the protein MRTRLSSILVLSSLLLWSPVVNGESNGIRKDPGAVRVPILLYHRFGLRVSDAMTVTTDVFRSHLEYIKDRGFTVIPLRQLINYYLGKGPPPSQGSVVIVADDAHKSVYTDMLPLVRQYNVPVTLFVYPSAISKASYAMTWAELRELKETGLFDFQGHTFWHPNFKKEKMRLSGADYQKFVAMQLKKSKDRLERELNVEVDMLAWPFGIYDDELIRHAEGAGYAAAFTIERRHAANRENVMKIPRYLMQNSDRGKTFEMILGRPPGRKSFSEEEARR; this is encoded by the coding sequence ATGAGAACCAGGCTTTCATCGATACTCGTCCTTTCTTCCCTCCTCCTCTGGTCCCCTGTCGTCAACGGCGAATCAAACGGCATACGAAAGGATCCTGGAGCGGTAAGGGTCCCGATCCTTTTGTACCATCGTTTCGGACTCAGAGTATCAGACGCTATGACCGTAACAACAGACGTGTTTAGATCCCATCTGGAGTACATAAAGGACAGAGGATTTACGGTCATCCCCCTCAGACAGTTGATCAATTACTATCTCGGGAAGGGACCCCCGCCATCCCAAGGGTCTGTTGTGATCGTTGCCGATGATGCGCACAAATCTGTCTATACCGATATGCTGCCGCTCGTGAGGCAGTATAACGTTCCGGTGACTCTCTTCGTTTACCCCTCTGCAATATCGAAGGCCTCCTATGCCATGACATGGGCAGAGCTCAGAGAACTCAAGGAGACCGGTCTCTTCGACTTCCAGGGCCACACCTTCTGGCATCCGAATTTCAAGAAAGAAAAAATGAGACTGTCAGGGGCCGATTACCAAAAGTTTGTGGCGATGCAGTTGAAAAAGTCGAAGGACAGACTTGAGAGAGAACTGAACGTCGAGGTGGATATGCTGGCATGGCCTTTCGGAATTTATGATGATGAGCTCATAAGGCATGCGGAGGGCGCGGGCTACGCAGCTGCCTTCACGATAGAGAGGAGGCATGCTGCCAATCGGGAAAATGTCATGAAGATTCCCCGTTATCTGATGCAAAACTCGGACAGGGGGAAGACCTTTGAGATGATCCTGGGGCGACCCCCGGGTCGGAAGTCTTTCAGTGAAGAGGAGGCAAGGCGATGA